A window of the Diorhabda carinulata isolate Delta chromosome 1, icDioCari1.1, whole genome shotgun sequence genome harbors these coding sequences:
- the LOC130897172 gene encoding procathepsin L, giving the protein MRYLLKLILLVLIITSVLADIYYDYVDSTVSDLDKEWELFKDKFNKSYSKFNDYTRRKAWEENLEKIRKHNEEAARGLHSFTIKENHLTDMSNYQYLTHMIKLTKSRHRKVDPEEVGDIYGSVLDIPSEINWVEKGFLTPVYNQRDCGSCYAFSIASAIQAQIFKETGKLIPLSEQQIVDCSSSFGNYGCAGGSLRNTLRYIEKAGGLMAYTDYPYVSKKQKCKYKNHLTLVNITSWSVLPARDERALEVALAKIGPVAASINASPHTFQLYHKGIYDDKSCSSNHVNHAMLVVGYTKNFWILKNWWGKHWGENGYMRLRRNKNRCGIANYAAYALV; this is encoded by the exons ATGAGATATTTGTTAAAGTTAATATTGTTAGTTTTAATAATTACGTCTGTACTTGCTGATATTTATTACGATTATGTCGATTCGACAGTTAGTGATTTGGACAAAGAGTGGGAGCTTTTCAAG gataaatttaataaaagttattcGAAGTTTAACGATTATACAAGACGAAAAGCATGggaagaaaatttggaaaaaatcagaAAGCACAATGAGGAAGCTGCTCGTGGACTTCACTCATTTACGATTAAAGAGAATCATCTAACGGATATG TCTAATTACCAGTATTTGACACACATGATAAAATTAACGAAGAGCAGACATAGGAAGGTTGATCCAGAAGAGGTCGGAGACATTTATGGTTCAGTTTTGGACATACCATCAGAAATTAATTGGGTTGAAAAAGGATTTTTAACTCCCGTTTATAATCAAAGAGATTGTGGATCTTGTTATGCATTTAGCATAGCCTCAGCTATTCAAgctcaaattttcaaagaaacgGGAAAATTAATACCATTGAG TGAACAACAAATAGTAGATTGCAGCTCATCATTTGGAAACTATGGATGTGCAGGAGGTTCGTTAAGGAATACACTAAGATACATCGAAAAAGCTGGAGGCCTCATGGCGTACACGGATTACCCTTATGTATCAAAg aaacaaAAATGCAAGTACAAAAATCACCTGACTTTGGTTAATATTACTTCTTGGAGTGTATTACCAGCACGTGACGAAAGAGCATTAGAAGTTGCCTTAGCTAAAATAGGACCTGTGGCTGCTTCAATTAATGCTAGTCCACATACATTTCAACTATATCA taaagGTATCTACGACGATAAATCTTGCTCTTCAAATCATGTGAATCACGCCATGCTTGTTGTGGGTTATACTAAAAATTTCTGGATTCTGAAAAATTGGTGGGGAAAGCATTGGGGAGAAAATGGATATATGCGATTGAGAAGGAATAAAAATCGTTGTGGAATAGCGAATTATGCTGCCTATGCATTggtttaa